Proteins from one Hymenobacter gelipurpurascens genomic window:
- a CDS encoding S9 family peptidase, which translates to MNFRSLGLALFLTTASPAFLPGAAPVAYAQQKQNITLEDIWQKGTFQARSVPGFNWMKDGRYYSSLDNGNLVQNDVTTGQPVQTLVTGSNLKLAGQSQPLEVDGYSFNADETKILFSTDTEPIYRRSSKAYFFVYDRATKQLTPLSKTAGKQLYATFSPDGKRVAFVRDNNLFVVDLATMQETAVTTDGALNKIINGGTDWVYEEEFEFAQGFHWSPDSRQVAYYTFDETAVPEYNMQEWGALYPKDYRYKYPKAGEKNSIVSISAYDVAAGKSMKMDVGSEQDQYIPRILWTQTPNLLSIRRLNRLQNKLEILHADATTGKTKVVLTDTDKAYVEVNDDLRYLEGGKEFLFSSEKDGYRHLYLYDMKGKPVRQLTKGNWEITSIDGFDEKKGIVYYTSTEASPLQRHLYRIDLKGKGKTRLSEAGPGNDVVNMSADTRYFLNYHSQAGEPQVVSLRNGQDGKLVKVLEDNAALRQKLTQYNLSKLEFINFKTAEGVELNASVLKPANFDASKKYPVLMYVYGGPGSQTVKDDAGGGIAFTNYLWHQLLAEQGYIVVSVDNRGTGARGAAFKKSTYANLGKLETEDQAASARYLATLPYVDKSRIGIWGWSFGGYMTALAMTKNADVFKMGISVAPVTNWRYYDTVYTERFLKTPQQNPQGYDDNSPVQHADKLKGKLLLVHGTGDDNVHFQNSVAFTDAMIKANKDYQTLYYPNRNHGISGGNTRLHLYRQMTDFVLKNL; encoded by the coding sequence ATGAACTTTCGCTCTCTCGGACTGGCCCTCTTTCTAACCACGGCCAGCCCCGCTTTCCTGCCCGGCGCCGCGCCGGTGGCCTACGCTCAGCAAAAGCAGAACATCACCCTCGAAGACATCTGGCAGAAAGGCACGTTCCAGGCCCGCTCCGTGCCCGGTTTCAACTGGATGAAGGATGGCCGCTACTACTCCTCGCTGGATAACGGCAACCTCGTGCAGAACGATGTAACGACCGGCCAGCCCGTGCAAACCCTCGTGACAGGCTCCAATCTGAAGCTTGCGGGCCAAAGCCAGCCGCTGGAAGTAGATGGCTATAGCTTCAACGCCGACGAAACTAAAATCCTCTTCAGCACCGATACGGAGCCGATTTACCGCCGTAGTAGCAAGGCGTATTTCTTTGTGTATGACCGCGCTACCAAGCAGCTCACGCCCCTGAGCAAAACGGCCGGCAAGCAGCTCTACGCCACTTTCTCGCCCGATGGCAAGCGCGTAGCCTTCGTGCGCGACAACAACCTGTTTGTAGTAGACCTAGCCACCATGCAGGAAACGGCCGTGACAACGGATGGCGCGCTGAACAAGATCATCAACGGCGGCACCGACTGGGTGTATGAAGAGGAGTTTGAGTTTGCGCAAGGATTCCACTGGTCGCCGGACTCCAGGCAAGTGGCCTACTACACCTTCGATGAAACGGCGGTGCCCGAGTACAACATGCAGGAGTGGGGCGCGCTCTACCCCAAAGACTACCGCTACAAATACCCGAAAGCCGGCGAGAAAAACTCCATCGTCAGCATATCGGCCTATGACGTGGCCGCCGGTAAGTCTATGAAAATGGACGTAGGCTCCGAGCAGGACCAGTACATTCCGCGCATCCTCTGGACCCAGACGCCCAACCTGCTCAGCATCCGCCGGCTGAACCGCCTGCAGAACAAGCTGGAGATTTTGCACGCCGACGCCACCACCGGCAAAACCAAGGTCGTTCTGACGGACACGGATAAGGCTTACGTAGAAGTAAACGACGACCTGCGCTATCTGGAAGGCGGCAAGGAGTTCCTGTTCAGCAGCGAGAAAGACGGCTACCGCCACCTTTATCTATATGATATGAAGGGCAAGCCGGTGCGCCAGCTCACGAAAGGCAACTGGGAAATTACCAGCATCGATGGCTTTGATGAGAAGAAAGGTATCGTGTACTACACCAGCACCGAGGCCTCACCACTCCAGCGCCACCTCTACCGCATAGACCTGAAAGGCAAAGGCAAAACCCGCCTCAGTGAAGCGGGCCCCGGCAACGATGTGGTGAATATGAGCGCCGATACCCGTTACTTTCTCAACTACCACTCCCAGGCCGGCGAGCCGCAGGTGGTAAGCCTGCGCAACGGCCAGGACGGCAAGCTGGTGAAGGTATTGGAAGACAACGCCGCGCTTCGTCAAAAGCTGACGCAGTACAACCTAAGCAAGCTGGAGTTCATCAATTTCAAGACGGCAGAAGGAGTGGAGCTAAATGCCTCTGTGCTGAAGCCCGCCAACTTCGATGCCAGCAAGAAATACCCCGTCCTGATGTACGTGTATGGCGGCCCCGGCTCCCAGACCGTGAAAGACGACGCGGGCGGCGGCATTGCCTTCACCAACTACCTCTGGCACCAACTGCTGGCCGAGCAGGGCTACATTGTGGTGAGCGTGGATAACCGAGGCACCGGGGCGCGCGGCGCGGCGTTCAAGAAGAGCACCTACGCCAACTTAGGCAAGCTGGAAACCGAAGATCAGGCGGCCAGCGCCCGGTATCTGGCAACGCTGCCCTATGTGGATAAGTCGCGGATCGGTATCTGGGGCTGGAGCTTCGGGGGCTACATGACGGCGCTGGCCATGACCAAAAACGCCGATGTATTTAAGATGGGCATATCTGTAGCGCCCGTGACCAACTGGCGCTACTACGACACCGTGTACACGGAGCGGTTCTTGAAAACGCCCCAGCAAAACCCCCAGGGCTACGACGATAACTCGCCGGTGCAGCACGCCGATAAGCTGAAAGGTAAGCTTCTGCTGGTGCACGGCACTGGCGACGACAACGTGCATTTCCAGAACTCGGTGGCCTTCACCGACGCCATGATCAAGGCCAACAAAGACTACCAAACGCTGTATTACCCCAACCGCAACCACGGCATTTCTGGCGGTAATACGCGCCTGCACCTCTACCGCCAGATGACGGATTTCGTGCTGAAAAACCTGTAG
- a CDS encoding PIG-L family deacetylase, which yields MASRLLRIIVFGLAMVCATQARAQVSTTAKPKALPVAVYITAHPDDWQLFMGADACADVQRPRSKTVFICLTGGQADVPGDVYWKGREAGCQAAVRKAANLLTPTIDQAPAPQSIVFNNHAVTMVRYRGGAVAYFLRLPDGGLDGKGQGRGAFQSMAMLLKQNRSMTPLDGSATYTSWDDLVKTVRLILKKEVCNNPVNLHTPQPNERYNPGDHSDHRMAGRLALAATNQIECRTMLYMGYNSRLRPFNLSAAQKANQQEVYQAYSQTMAGLGLPSGWEPSHLQFIGRQYSYVWHRDGQVFDNQPEPVLQATTNDVENKAPVVQALPSSLELEPNYPNPFGQSSLMAYQLPATAAVWLRVLDTQGREVLRLLNGEQQQAGRHEQWLDVSNFPAAGLYIAELRVGDQRRTCRMEIIR from the coding sequence ATGGCTTCACGTTTACTCCGGATAATTGTATTTGGGCTGGCTATGGTATGTGCCACGCAAGCCCGGGCACAGGTAAGCACCACGGCAAAGCCCAAGGCTCTGCCCGTAGCGGTCTACATCACGGCGCATCCCGATGACTGGCAGTTGTTTATGGGCGCCGACGCATGTGCCGATGTGCAGCGTCCGCGCAGCAAAACAGTATTTATCTGCCTGACCGGCGGCCAGGCAGATGTGCCAGGCGACGTCTATTGGAAAGGCCGGGAGGCGGGCTGCCAGGCGGCGGTGCGCAAAGCAGCCAACCTGCTTACTCCTACAATAGACCAAGCTCCCGCTCCTCAATCCATCGTGTTTAATAATCATGCCGTAACAATGGTACGGTACCGGGGAGGGGCAGTGGCGTATTTTCTGCGTCTGCCGGATGGTGGCCTAGACGGCAAAGGACAGGGGCGTGGGGCGTTTCAGAGTATGGCCATGCTACTCAAGCAGAATCGCAGTATGACGCCCCTAGATGGCAGCGCTACCTATACATCTTGGGATGACTTGGTAAAGACGGTACGATTGATCCTGAAAAAGGAAGTGTGCAACAACCCCGTGAACCTGCATACGCCGCAGCCAAATGAGCGCTACAACCCCGGCGACCATTCCGACCATCGGATGGCCGGGCGCCTGGCACTGGCTGCCACCAACCAGATAGAATGCCGCACAATGCTGTATATGGGCTATAACAGCCGCCTGCGCCCCTTCAACCTCAGCGCTGCCCAGAAGGCCAATCAGCAGGAGGTGTACCAGGCCTACAGCCAGACAATGGCTGGCCTAGGCCTGCCATCGGGGTGGGAGCCGTCGCATCTACAGTTTATCGGAAGGCAGTACTCGTACGTATGGCACCGGGATGGGCAGGTGTTTGATAACCAGCCCGAACCAGTACTGCAGGCAACCACCAACGATGTAGAAAACAAGGCACCTGTTGTTCAGGCGCTACCCAGCAGCCTGGAACTGGAGCCAAACTACCCCAATCCCTTTGGGCAATCTAGCCTGATGGCCTACCAACTACCCGCCACTGCTGCGGTTTGGCTGCGGGTGCTGGATACTCAGGGGCGTGAGGTATTGCGCCTGCTGAATGGGGAGCAGCAACAGGCAGGCCGGCACGAACAATGGCTCGATGTGAGTAACTTTCCGGCGGCAGGGCTATACATTGCTGAGCTGCGCGTGGGAGACCAGCGCCGCACGTGCCGAATGGAGATTATCCGCTGA
- a CDS encoding energy transducer TonB, which yields MPIFRPVYLLGVLAALVASCQQEKPKQTEQRSPALADSLALDSGDIPVATPIRRDWHRLEKPTNPKAPLVVYRRGVMRPAAFNAAAPPMEARLQDLTLKASEYFQIDPTKPAEVRGREGTIVRIPAKALLTAQQRPATGAVWVELKECYSLADMLLSNLLTETATGTPLELAGAVLVRATAGGQQLALAAGQEMQVQLVNSATPPQLYYGATGSTAAPVQWEAAEAATASAEKIYTTTEQMPQYGAGPADINQMVRYPKEALSRQTQGVVFASFVVDETGHVASPKIIRGIGDGCDEEVLRVLRQTSGRWKPGLQEGQPVKVRLTLPIRFAFQEGSVSELDPASLATQDMPDNAVSESGIEEMPNGIWVKRLGWLATGKEWSGVTTAYYVPFPMATEQTSLRLLVPGHKVVLAGLPQAGGYQFLAVPARAGATLLGLRYENGAPFLARQAVRTSAPPDTLRFNETSLSDLETTMEKLD from the coding sequence ATGCCGATTTTTAGACCCGTTTACCTGCTGGGAGTTCTTGCCGCTCTGGTAGCGAGCTGCCAACAGGAGAAGCCCAAACAAACCGAGCAACGAAGCCCTGCCCTGGCCGATTCGTTGGCTTTGGACTCAGGTGATATTCCCGTGGCTACCCCCATTCGGCGCGACTGGCATCGGCTGGAGAAACCTACCAACCCGAAGGCCCCGCTGGTGGTGTACCGCCGGGGCGTGATGCGGCCCGCGGCGTTCAATGCCGCCGCGCCGCCCATGGAGGCCCGTCTGCAGGACTTAACCCTAAAGGCCAGCGAATATTTCCAGATTGACCCCACCAAGCCCGCCGAAGTGCGCGGCCGTGAGGGCACCATCGTCCGGATTCCGGCAAAAGCCCTTCTTACTGCCCAACAGCGGCCGGCCACCGGAGCCGTGTGGGTCGAGCTGAAGGAGTGCTATTCTTTGGCTGACATGCTGCTGTCCAATCTGCTCACAGAAACGGCTACGGGTACACCGTTGGAGCTGGCCGGCGCCGTATTGGTGCGGGCCACCGCAGGCGGACAGCAGCTGGCGTTGGCTGCCGGCCAAGAAATGCAGGTTCAGCTGGTGAACAGTGCCACCCCGCCCCAGCTCTACTATGGTGCCACGGGCAGCACGGCTGCTCCGGTGCAGTGGGAAGCGGCCGAAGCGGCTACGGCTTCCGCCGAAAAAATATATACCACGACCGAGCAGATGCCCCAATACGGCGCCGGCCCCGCCGATATCAACCAGATGGTCCGCTACCCGAAAGAGGCGCTCAGCCGCCAGACCCAAGGCGTAGTGTTTGCCTCCTTTGTGGTAGATGAAACCGGCCATGTGGCCAGCCCCAAAATCATTCGAGGCATCGGTGACGGTTGCGACGAAGAAGTGCTGCGCGTTTTGCGCCAGACGTCGGGCCGCTGGAAGCCCGGCCTGCAGGAGGGCCAGCCCGTGAAAGTGCGCCTAACGCTGCCCATCCGGTTTGCTTTCCAGGAAGGCAGCGTTTCCGAGCTGGACCCCGCTTCCCTAGCCACGCAGGATATGCCCGATAATGCAGTGTCGGAGTCTGGAATCGAGGAAATGCCCAACGGAATATGGGTAAAGCGGCTGGGCTGGCTAGCTACTGGTAAGGAGTGGAGTGGTGTCACGACGGCGTACTATGTGCCATTCCCGATGGCCACGGAACAAACCTCCCTACGGCTCCTGGTGCCGGGCCACAAAGTAGTGCTGGCCGGCCTGCCACAAGCCGGCGGCTATCAGTTTCTGGCTGTGCCCGCCCGGGCCGGAGCTACGCTGCTAGGCCTACGCTACGAAAATGGCGCCCCTTTCTTGGCGCGCCAGGCCGTGCGCACCAGCGCCCCACCCGACACGCTCCGCTTCAACGAAACATCCTTATCCGACCTGGAAACGACCATGGAAAAGTTAGACTAA